DNA sequence from the Patagioenas fasciata isolate bPatFas1 chromosome 19, bPatFas1.hap1, whole genome shotgun sequence genome:
gccctgctaaagtccagggttgcaattctacttgctattctgttcctaccacacgagatgctgaactccaccatctcgtggtcactgcaacccaggcagccctcaacctttactgcttcgaccagaccctccttgttagtgaggatgagatccagcagtgtacctctcctggtcggctcctccaccatctgcgtgaggaagttatcatcaatgcactggaggaacctcctggactgtggctggctggccgaatggtccttccagcaaacatcagggaagttaaaatcacccacaacaaccagggtctgtgactgtgaggccactctcagctgcccatagaaggcctcatcaacttcctcagcctgatctggtggtctgtaatagacacctacaacagtatcacccctgccagcctgtcccttgatcctgacccatacactctcaacccgctcctcatccgctcctgggcagaatttagtacattgtagctgctctctcacatagagagcaactccaccaccatgcctggctggcctgtctttcccgaAAAGGGCATAgctatccatgaccacattccagtcatgtgaactgtctcacaatgtttctgtaattgccaccagatcataatctccctaccgaacataggattctaactcttcctgcttattccccatgctgcgcgcattggtgtacaggcatttcagggagcgagcagagcacaccaatttctccctaggggcataggaggccacccggtcctcatcagttttagaatgctgccccactgggacaagcccagctacaaccccatcccccttcgagcctagtttaaagctctccaaatgagcccagctaattcctgccccagcatccttttgcccctgcgagataaacctttcccgcataacactgtctaGACtagagtcttataaaaccagccattatcaaaaaatccaaagccctgcctgtagcaccagtcttggagccaaccatttagagactgaattttcctattccattccacatcgtcacttgaagatggaaggagtgaagagaatattacttgagcccctgagtctttcaccatccttcccaagaccttgaaatcgctcttcattcccctcagactacgggaagcagcttcctccccatctgtctggaagaccagcagcaggtagttgtctgtcgggtgcaccagtttggggagctctctagcgatatccttgatctgggctccaggtagactacaaacttccctaagatgagggtcaactctgcatattgggccctctgttcctttcagaagggaatttcctattacaatcacccttctttctttcttatcagaggcagtcttaagttgtgaagtcaaccgcctcttcttATGTGATCTTGTAgacaggcttggcaccacctcctcacctacctcctcctcaagatccagggcctcaaacctattacagaggggcacctggggaggcaaagcaggcagggagggggtttgcccatgatgccgaactggaatacgcttccaacccttgtcgtcttttaggtcccctacctctgcccgacagcgacaagggtggggctgtctcaggacttccGCCTCTGtccaggagggcaggaggtccatctccttttggggggtacctccctggggcctttccgactggcacgtcagggtgttactccaccagtcgatctccctttcgcactccctgatggacctcagcgtctcaacctcctccttaagtttcacaaccatgttgagcagatcttgcacctgctcacgcctcacacaggtggagtgctggcctccttcccccagcagcagcaggctctggcactccctgcagccagagacctgaacagccaccgtttgggacagaacctcagtctgcgttgccacagtctttttgagacaagctctcctggaggcgaccatggttgTCAGCAGTCGGGGACACTGGTAATAAGTTAGAGGggctgacaagcaacaagtgctctctgtaccctgctgcacaagctaccacacctgctgctgcagcacagtacGGGTGGGACTcacccgctgcacaagctgcCTGAAGTCGAAGCTTCCTGCGCCGCAGCCGCGCGTGGGGAGCAGAAGGAGAAGGTGTGAGGGGTGGGCGAGCAGGCTGTCAGCTGCCCCGGAGCTCCGCTTGCTGGCTAATGAGTTCCTTCTGTTGTGTGCCAGGTTTGATGCGATTCGTATGGCTGGTATTCCTCGAGCTGGCCGCGGAGATACGGTTTGTCATATCAATACATGTTGAATGAGGAAAGTTGATAAAAATCGCCAAGGCCAAAAGGCTAAGCTGTCTTTTCTTGATGTATGAAGCTCGAGTAAGGCCTGTCTGGGTTTGCAAGGCTACTGTGTGCATCTGGGACGTTATTTAGGTGAAGCCACAGGGGCTCTGCTCACAGATTCCCCGGGGAGGTCCCTGAGCCCAGCTCGGGGATCTGGATTTGTCCCCAGCCGGGGGTCCCAGTGTCTCGATGGGGAGCCCCGGCCGAACCCCGCTCTGGGGAGCACGGCAGCGCCCCCTTCTCCGCCGCCCTGCCCCAACGCCCCCTCCCCGGTACCTGCGGGGGCGGAGTGGCCTGCGCGGGCCCCTCGCAGAGCAGGCAGGAGCGGATCCCCTTGCAGCCGCAGCCCGGCCCTTCGCTGCCGCCCGCCGCCTCCATCCCTGCCCGGCTGCGCTCAGGATACGGCCCCCCCTTCcactcctccctccctttctccctgtcTCCTCTTCCTCCGCCGCCACCCGGCCCCGCTACCAGGTGAGGGGAGCCGGAGgaggtgcggggggcggccggggccgAGCCGGCGACAGGGCACACGGGCTCGGCCCAAGCCGCGCGATCGGTCGGGCGCATGAGTGGGGCTGGCGAGGAACGCGGACTCGCTCTCCTAGCAGCCCCCGCGGTGGTTGCAAGGAGAGATCTGTTTGTTCAGAAAACTCGGGTGCAGAAACGCGTGCGTAAGCCTTCAGAAAGGCCAGGCTGCAGCCCACGTGTACGTCTTTGTGGGAAACAGGGATGATCCATCTAGGCTGCTGTTCTAAAAAGCACTTGAGTGTGTACTTGACCCTAGCTGCTCTTCCTGAATAAAGATGCTTCCTGTGATGAAAGccttgaaaagaagaaaaccagcagCTGTTGACGAGCTATTTGTTCTTTCCCCCAGGTTGCCATGGTGGAGGTGCAGCTGGAGGTGCAGTACAAGTACCCCCAGATGCTGCTCATCGCTTTCAGTGCCTGCACAACGGTGCTCGTGGCAGTTCACCTCTTCGCACTCCTCATCAGCACCTGCATCCTGCCCAACGTGGAAGCCGTAAGCAACATCCACAACCTGAACTCCATCAGCGAGTCCCCACACGAGCGCATGCATCCCTACATTGAGCTGGCGTGGGGCTTCTCCACCGTCTTGGGGATCCTCCTTTTCCTTGCAGAAGTCGTGCTGCTTTGCTGGATAAAATTCCTGCCCGTGGGCTCCATCCCGAAAAATGAGACCACCAACGTTGAGAAGACCAGCGGCCATGTGGGTTGGCAGTCGGCGCTGATCTCCACCATCATCATGGTCCCCGTGGGGCTGATCTTTGTCGTCTTCACCATTCACTTCTACCGCTCGTTGGTGCGGCACAAAACGGAGCGCCACAATCGAGAGATTGAAGAGCTTCACAAACTGAAAGTGCAGTTAGACGGGCATGACAGAGGCATGCAGGTAGTGTGAACACAGAGGCAGAGGCTGCTTCCAGCAGATCCGCTCAGCTAAGAGCAAAATACCTGTTTCTTTAGTCGGTGAGATGCACCAATGATGGATTGCCTTGAGGCTTAAATATGTAAATGCTAATTGCCTGCCATTTATAGCTGTGGGTTCTAGTGCTGTTTCAGATGCTGGGGTCTCTGTCCTGTTTCTGGTCCTACACACTTATGTACTTAAGTTGACACTGCCATGGAGTTCAAGGTCAAAACTTTACCTTAACATTGGTCCACATAGGCAAAAACCTGTATCCTTCACAAATGCAGTATTCCATTTCCAAATGTAGAACTGCATCAGTTGTCCCAAGAAGCCAGTGTGTGTGCAGGACCTGTCTTGTATGTCGAAACTCCCTGGCTgtcagtgcagcagcagcaattaACATTTCTAGAGCCGAGTTGGTTAATGAAGGTATTTGCAGCTGacttgaggacatccaggagggTACAACAGAAGCTGTGAGTGTTGATCATCTTTGTTCCAAAGCAAGTGTTCCATAAATACATAACAAGAAAGAAATCAgctttagctcttttttttttttttcctttgctattgCTTGGTGTGTTTTTTGCAGCTGGGGAGGTGGAATTTCGAATTGCAGAAGGCTGGGAGGTTCTGTTGTACTTTCTTCAGCACCATGTGTCACTTCAGGTTGAATGACTGCCAAGATCATGTGTTTTTTCCCCATAAGAGGCAGGAGTGCCCAGGGAAGCCTTACAGGTTGTTTAGTTTTAACAAGGACATTCTTAAAACAGAACAGTGATGGGAAATTTAATGAGACAAAATTCTGACAGACTAGAAAAGCAAGTCTCAAGGAGGTAAGGAGTAATAACATATTGTAGAAATCTGTTGCTTCGTTGTCTTCATTTATGTATTGTTGCGATGTCTTTGCCTGGTTTGCTGGAGAGAACAAGCCCCAGTCCTGCATATTTCatcagttttttgttgttgtgggttgtttttctctcttttttttgtcaGCCGTAGCATTTGTCTGTCAAAAATGCACGGTTCCTTCTCCCTCCACCAGAGTAGGCAACTCCTCTGGTGGAATCCGGAGCTGTGTTGGTGAGTGTGACGGAGCTGCATCCACTGGGAGAGCCGGGTGCTATTAAAGAGTTATCACATTTCACCTGAGctgactcttttttttctcagcagcagAGAAAACGACGCTTGCATGTCTTGTATTGCTCAGCAAGGGAAGTGTGTAAATGCTATAGCGTCCTTGCAGCTGAAAACTTCTGTAAAAATGATTTTATGGTAACTTTGTGGAGGAAAAAAGTGTGTTTTGCAGCCATCAGCTTTTCCAAGGGAAGCAAGGCTTTCTGCCACACAGGGCAGAAAGAAGCACAAGCACGTTTTCTTGGCCCTGATCCTGTGCTGAATTCCTGCTCTGCACTCAAACACTGCGGTTTTGGAGTCTCCCAGGCCTTAGAGGTTTCCAAAATCATTAAGGATGTTTGTAACGTTCTGTTTAACCCCGGTCCCTTATTCCACTGGGGTTTCAGAAATCTAACAGCAGTGGATTACACGTCAGCTTCCCAGAATGGAGAGCGCGTGCAAATCCAGTGCAGCAAGGTGAGACTGTCCCTGTACTCCTCTCTGGCGAGGGCCTTGGGAACCCAACTCGAATCTCTCTTGTTTACATGCGAGTTTGAGCGTTGCCAAACAAGTTGCTTAGCACTATGTCTGTGGCTTTCATCTGTTGTTCTTGCCACGGTTGGCATGTACCATATTGGCTGATGTGCAGCAAAGAAAATACTCTGTGTGCTAAATGATGAGTCTGTACGTAGGCACATACGCAAAAAAATAAGGAGTGTCCTTCAGGAAGTGGGTGGTCGTGAATTTCACACCATCTCCCCAGGAGTCTgccctctctccctcctctttttACCATAATAAAAATCAAAGGTTATTCGACAAAATCAGAGTTGAGTTTTCTGCCAAGCATTGCACACATAGGCTCTTCTACCAACAACATTTCTATTGGGAGGCCAGAGCCACACCAGACAGATGAATCTCTGTACTTTTCATTCTTCTTTAACATCAGTAATAACAGAGCTCTGTGTGCTGTGGAGCTCAGGAGGTTATTGAGGAAAATATTGAGCCATTTTTGCAATTTAAAAGTGTCACAGTGCATAAAAGTGCTGTTAAAGCAATGCATTTCATTTGGAAACAACCAAATCATTCATTTAATTCTTTGCAAATATAAGAAACTTCAGCAAATGGAGAAATACAGTGGAAACTGTGCTTTGATTTTGTAAAATAACTTGATGAGGCTTTGGTGGGATTGGATTCAAGGTAAGTCTCAAGGCAGCACATCTGTGACTGGAGTGGGATCACCTTACTGCAGCGGGGAGTCTGAGGTACAGTTTGAGATCATGTCCCAAGGGCTTAAAACAATAATAGCGTGCTTTCCCGTCTTTGCTCACAGCTTTGTCTCTCCTGTCTCTCTGGATACTGAGTTCTCCCTTCCATGAGGAACCCACAGGAGTACTTTTGCTCTGGCGTCTGGGATCTCTCTAGGTTACCCATCACCtttgtgctgtaactcctttcccAACAACACCATTTGCTTTTCTTGCTCCTCACTCACTTCCTCCAACTTATTTGCATTCCTACCGCTCTCGGGACCACACTTGTGTTGTGGAAAGATTGCCGGTGGTATCAGCCGTGGTAGTTCATTCGTTAAGGAGCAGGGGTGTTACACATGCCAAAACGGgtgtttctgtgctacagcaccAGAAAATCCTCCTGGGttctcctgctgtccccatggctgCCAGGAGAGCGTGGAGATGCCACCTTGCCACACAGTCACTGGTGTCCCAGCGGGGCTGCAGTGCACTGTGTCATATGTGTCGAGGATCTCCCCTGATGGGTGTGAGCTTTCTGTCTCAGCCTTGGGCCCTGAGGCGCTGTAGTTTGGGGTGGCCATTTCCCCAATTCTCAGCTCCCTTGGGCTATGACTCTGGACCAGTTACTGCCTTGTTTGGGCCATATCTCCAGTTTCTGCAGTGGGCCTCTCCTGGGCTTGCTGCAGGGAACAGCCACAATCTTGCTCCGGAGTCCTGCAGATTTTTTTGGCCAGCTTTTGCCCAGCAGAAACATGCCTGTGCAGGCTCCAGTGCCGGAGGGACCCTGCCCTAATGCAGGGAAGGATCTTGAGGACGGGCACAGCCCTGCCTTGTATTGTTCCTGGGCACCTGCTGTGGTTTAGGAGGTgaattctctctctccttcccttgTTAGCAGGAATCAAGACCGGGCACGAATACGAGCTGGAGGGAGATGCCGCAGCAGTATTGGGTTCTCCCTTCACTGTGGTTAGTGGCAGCTTTTACTCCCTATTTTTAGCATCGCCCTGGGGCAGGCTTGGCTCTGGTAGCTGCTGCCGGTTGTTTCGGTGGATATGTGACTCTTTGGGAGGCTTTATGACCAGGGGAAATGGAGGAGATGTTGGACTGAGCTGCCTGGTCCTGCCCCACGTGACGGGTGAAAGCGATACGGTGCAAGAGCCCGGGGTGGAGCACGCTCTGCGGTAAGCTCTCAAATATGTGGAAATGTTTTTAGAGAGCTGGTGGGGTGGGTGCAGCCGCAGAGCGAACATCCTCTGGTTCCCCAGCACGGGACTTGGAGACAGGCAGTCCCAGCTGGCCGTGGGAACAACCGGGGATGGAGATGCCAGGCGCGGGACTGGTTGTTTGAACTTCAcattctcctcttgcctttctgtgGGATTTCAtaatgttctttctcttttttcccccctgcctTAAAACAGGCCAACCAAAAGGCCGTCGAGTTTCCCTGCTGCTGTAGCTTCGATATCTTCTAAATCTTGTCGTGTCTACTTTTAAGACAGTTTCCTCAATACCCACCCCCAAACTGCGACCTCAGATTCAGATCCCAGTGCAACTGAGCCAGCACGGTTATTTTCTGATCAATGTCTCACAGGCTGTTGTCCTCTGTACCCATTTCAAACAAAATGGTTTCAGTAATTACTGCCTGAATTTGGGAGGGGTTCCTGAGGAGTGTGTACAACTGGGCGCTTGCCTTCTGCACAGGGTTGTGACAGCCGTGAGCGCAAAGTGCTAGGAGAAAAAACCAACTCTGTGTGTTAGCTTTGCCTGTTCTTATCTCTGCATGAACAATATCTACTGTAGAACAACGTATGTATCTCAGTTATTGTCCAGCTGTGTGACAGAAACTGGATAAACTTGCTATATTTTACACTTCTTGCTGATTTCAGACTGATCTTTTGAAAGGCAGCTCAAGTCCTCCAGCATCCTCTACGGGTTAActtgggttttgcctttttttttttcttttaagtttggTCAGATAttatccttttccttttaaaatacacaACTAGATAACAGTTGTACTTCTTTTAATGAGGGCCTGGTTCTTGGTATCTGTTTTACAAGAGCTAATCTTGAATAAGACAAACAGCTGTGCTACGAATTCCTATAACATGAAGACCAATAAAGTTTGTCTTAATAATACTAGCATAGTGGCCAAAATTACTTTTAAGAGCTAATTAATTGTGATTAAATCCTCTTTATACTTTTCTCAGATTTCTGTGATATTTGACAGTCCAAACCAATTGCTAATGTTCTGCAGTGCTGCAATCTTGGCTTTTTGGGAGATAATACATAAAATTTTAGAAAGTAATACAGAACTGGTGGGTGTGTAATTGCATTTTGATCTAACATGATACCCAAGAAGCTGTTTAACGGGTGAAAAATGGCAAAAGATAGACATAGCAATGACTGTGTAGTGACTAGATTAAGCTTTGGACTTAAAAACAtccagacaaagctctcaggttttGGCTCAGCATTTAATTATTAGCATTTTTTTCAAATTGAAGATATCAACTAGGAAGAGCTGGAATTTTCTGTCAAGAACCGCAGCTTCCCATATAGTTTGATCAAGGCAGAAAAATTGAGCCAACAAATGCGGAGCACAAAATGAACTAATACTGTGTATCTTGTTATTGTAGCACTCTGATTCATCAGAAGCCATAATCTGCTTTCACTGCGGAGAGAGTTAAACAGCAGGTACACGCACAGAAAGTATCTTAACAGGCTGAGAGCACAATATAAATCTCAAAGGGGGCATTGGAAATAAGGGCCAAACATTAATGGAGATACTCGATTGCTGCGGTTTGCTGAGCAAAGAGCAGATTGCTGGAGAGGCTCAGTGCTGAGAGGGTGATAGggacatggaatcatagaatagcttggggtggaggggccttcaaagctcacccagtccaacccctgccatgagcaggtttGAGGTTTAGGACGGCCCATGGGTGCCCTGCTTGCAGGTCCCTGTTGGAATTGCAACATAGATGTCCGCACATGTTTAAATACTGGGCCAAACTGAGACTCATTCATTGCAGCCACAAAGGACTGTAGCTGTATGTTAGCTTAAACTGATAAAAAACATCCTGATTCACCCAACTGATTTCTAGTAACTTTTGTTGGGTGAAGAGCTCCCATTCCACAGCGCCTGAAGTGAAGCGCAGCATTTTCGGCACAAAAAACCCACGTGTTGTGCCAAGGAAGTACTTCCAGAACAAAATACAGCTGTGCAGGAACACTGAGATGTGTAAATATGTCCCCTTTGCTTACCGACCAAAACCAGACAGCATTGCAAAGTGTCATTTTACTGCTGTAGGTGCGAGTGTTATAGGCTGTATAACTAAAGTAAATTTACTAATCAAACCAAGATATGTTAGTAGTTGGCAATTCACGAAGTTGTGTAAATGTTAAACCGCCATGTTCTGTCACTATAGTTTGCCACATTCTGTTTTTGCAAGTTTTGGCGGGAAAGATGTTGTGTGCttatggggggcgggggggaggatgTGCTTTGCTGTGAGGGGACAGCATAGCAACCCATCTAACTGATCAGGAAGATAACACGAGCGTGCTGAATGGTTTCAATAACACGACTGTCTTTATTAAAGGATCACACTTTGGcagcacagcttcattttcaagaGCACAGAAGTTTGTTCGGAGCAGACAGATGGCCCCAGAGCGGCTTCTGCTACAAATGACTCCTTGAGTCTTAGGTACAAGGCGTGATTCAAACCTGACTGCTGGAGGTGCCAAGAAAAAGAATGATAGCCGCCCGTGCTGCAGTCTGTTGCCCAGCCGATTCCCAAAATCAGGCTCTTGCTACTGACAGTTGACAGCAGGGTTCGGGGATGACAAATGGTCAGAAAATAATACAGTCTGTGCAACCTTTTGCTCTGAGCTCTGTCCAGGCGGCCTCTGTGGATGAGTCGGCATTGGCCCTCTGCAAACGCTGCTCTGTGGTCACAGGAGATACGGGTCACACACGGTATTTATGATCAGTCCTCACTGTTAGAGCATGAATCTTCAGCAAAGGTAATTACTTTAATTAGTTTTGAGTGTGTTGTACTATCTGTGGAGAGGCGCTTGTGTACCCTGCTCCCCTGGAGAGCGGATCTCTGAAGGACCTGTCTGAAGGGAAAGGCTGCAGGGCCTGGGCTGAACCTGTGCCAAGGGCAGTCTGATTATTCTACATTTCTTTCTTAGTTTCATTTGAGTATTTAAAAACTGGCTATTTGCTTTTTGGCATTTTGTTACAATGAATACAGCAGGTCATTTCTGACTTCTGCCTAAAAGCTCCCATTGCCCAGGTGAGTCTTTGAAGAAACAAACAGCCCACCCCTTCCTTGCACTCCCCCATTTCTGTTTGTTCAATTTCCATTTGATTGAGCTTCTCCCTGTTATAGTCAAATATGATTCAAAGAAATTTACAATAACTTTTATTAAAGATAAATGAGCAAAACAGCACCGGGCAGCGAGGCAGTCACTGCTCCACCCAAAGGCACGCAAAGCGCTTACAGAAAAACGTGTTTCTATACCGTCTGTAAGTACACGCCCCCGATCTTCTTTCTGATTGGTCAGATGGGTTGCTATGCTGTCAATCAGTCTTCCCCTCACAGCGAAGCACATCCCCCTCCCCATAAGCACACAACATCTTTCCCGCCAAAACTTGCAAAAACAGAATGTGGCAAATTGTAGTGACAGAACGTGGCGGTTTAACATTTACACAACTCAGTGAATCGTCAACTACTAACATATTCTTGGTTTTATTGGCAAATTTACTTTAGTTATGCAATCTATAACAatcccccctttttctttttacccTTTAATTTGCTGATCAAACCGGGTTACAGCTTCTCGTGCTGCATTTAAGATAGGATCGTTTTCATCTTTTTCCAAATACTGTTGTTTTATTACCATGAGTTGTACTGTATCGATTCTATTTTTAACAAAGGTTAAGAGCTTATTGAGAATACATGGTCCAAATGTTAAAACTAACATTATCAAAGGCCCTGATAGAGTGGAAATCAAGGTTGTTAGTGAGGGTGATTGATTAAACCAGGATTTGAACCATCCTTGTTGAGCTGCTCTCTCTCGCTTCCTTTGTGCCAATCCTTCTCTTACTTTGGCTAAGGAGTCTCGTACGACTCCCGTGTGGTCAGCATAAAAACAACATTCTTCTCCTAGAGCTGCACATACCCCTCCttgttgcagaaataataaatccaACCCTCTTCAATTTTGTAAGACTACCTCAGAGAGGGAAGTTAAGGGTTTCTCAAGATAAGAAATAGATTTTTCAATCCTTTCTAAGTCTTCATCTACAGCTGCTCAGAGAGAGGTAAAACCTTGTTGGTGAACTAAAGATGATATTCCCGTTGCAGCCCCAGTTACTCCCAAGCCTATTAATGTGGCTATAGTAATAGCTGTTATAGGTTCTCTCTTCTGGATCTTATGATTTTCAATACTCCAATGCATATACATGCTTTCCTCAGAATGATAAAGTATTCGTGGGACCACTAAAACTTGAATACAAAATTCAGTATTGCTATTAACCACTCTCAGTAATACACATGGGGTTAATCCTGTTCTGGAACATATCCACCATCCACCTGTTTCTGGTATTACCCATTTATGTGAAGCTATCATCGTTGTGTCTATTTTATAACTACAAACCTTTTCTCTTGTAGGTGGCACTTTTCCTAGGCATGTCCCCTGCCCCCTTACGTGTTGAAGAGTGATTCCCACGTTCCTTTGTTCCCACCTACAGTAGTTTCTTGAATTAGATAGTTTATATGTACCACTTAGGGCTATTCCTTCATAAAACGGAGGTTTAACATCGTAACACAACCAGCAGGACTTGGTCATGTTGAAGTCAGTATTATTCAAGGTATTGTAGGCTGCCTGCATTAGTTTGAACAGAGGAGTCTTCTCCTCATCTATATTAGGATTCTTATTCGGGGCTAAGGTTTCCTTAAGGAGAGGTACAACTGTACTATTCTCCTTGCTTTTACTCTATCTTTTCTTGTGATTATATTTGGCCCTACAGCTTGTGGTGGTGTGGTAATTACTTGTTTACTCATTCGTATTAATCCCCCTCTGTCTGTTCCGGATTCCCAATATCGAACTCCCCAGGTTCCTCCCATTAGCCATCCTTGATCTTCTGGTTGTAAAACTGTGAGTATTAAATGTTTACAATTACTGAACCCTACCATTCCCCCTATGGAATCATGTCGAGGAGGGTTACATCCTGAAGGTCCCCAGGTTGTGGTTAGAAACTTATCCTTTACTGCAAACACCTGGTTCCATACACACACTTCAGAAATAAACCGAGTTGTACAAATTctgtactttatttttaaaatttcctaaTAAAAATACAATTCTAGCTTCCTCTTGCTGATCACACTGGTCTTCCTTGAAACGAAAGAGCTATTTCTAgcagttctttacccagttcCTCCTGCGTTCCTCCAGCGCTGAACTCTGCAGACAGCTCCCTGAACGTGACACAGATTCGGCGATGCTCTATATGCTTGCGGTAAATCGCGTGTTTCCACTTGTACCGTGCGTCACCGTACAGCACCACCAGAGACCGTCGGGGTAGGTGAATGGCAACAGTCACCTCTCTACTTGGAACAAGCCTTGGGGATAAAACGCAGTTGATTCCCTCTTCGCCTGAATTTTTGCAAGCTGACGTCTGTGTAAGAGATCCAGGGGGACTTAATTCCCCATTTTCTTTGCTGAAAGTGGGAAATAATTGGATACTGTCCTCTGACTCACAAGACATGGATAGCACGGTTTTTGAGAGCAAGTTTAAGCTAACCAGACGCTCTCCCCAAAGCCACCAGTCATCAAAATGTGGGTCGATGGCAGAACCTCTTTCTGGCATGTAGTCCAGATTACATTGTTCAACAGGTAAGAAACCGCCTAGTACAGAGCAGGCCTTCATTTGTGCTACAATCTTTTTACTAAAACTTGGCAAACCAGTAAAGCTGCCAGCTTTCAGCCTTTGTTTCTTGAAGTTCACTTTAGGTCCATAgtcctgttggaaaaaaaaaaaggaaaagctagtGTTAGGGAAAAATCTGTGAAAAGTCTTTTTGAAGAGGCTGTGATCCCTACAGGGCTCTTGGCCAAGACTTTTGAGTTGTGTTATAGTCACCAGGTTGCAAAAGGACCTGCTGAAGCTACATTAATCTCTCTAGAATTAGATTTCTCACCTGTAAAGTAggaacaaaccaaaccacccccTTCTTTCACCTGGAGAGTGTGTGAACTTAATTGCCTGAACACTGTGCTATATCAAATACTGTTTGTTTTAACTATCATATATTTTTGCAAGAAGTCGACTTTAATTACAACTCTTGCAACTGATTTCAGGATAACCCTCCAAAGGAAAACATGTAGTGAAACCTGTACACGTTCTGCGTTTTAACCCAAACCAGCTTTCCTTTTCCAGAGGGAACTAAGGACAAATGCACTTCTAAAGTCAAACCTGCTTTTTTCGGCCAGACTGTGATGGTTTCCAGTCATCCCGATCCATCAGTTCAACTATCTCCGACTCTTCAT
Encoded proteins:
- the ORAI2 gene encoding protein orai-2 isoform X2 translates to MVEVQLEVQYKYPQMLLIAFSACTTVLVAVHLFALLISTCILPNVEAVSNIHNLNSISESPHERMHPYIELAWGFSTVLGILLFLAEVVLLCWIKFLPVGSIPKNETTNVEKTSGHVGWQSALISTIIMVPVGLIFVVFTIHFYRSLVRHKTERHNREIEELHKLKVQLDGHDRGMQVV
- the ALKBH4 gene encoding alpha-ketoglutarate-dependent dioxygenase alkB homolog 4 isoform X2 — its product is MEKSNCDKFIPTAFSSPSLFPQGEDNFTYCPATGLAKGNERSEFAGWAFPFPGVFLTEEFISKDEESEIVELMDRDDWKPSQSGRKKQDYGPKVNFKKQRLKAGSFTGLPSFSKKIVAQMKACSVLGGFLPVEQCNLDYMPERGSAIDPHFDDWWLWGERLVSLNLLSKTVLSMSCESEDSIQLFPTFSKENGELSPPGSLTQTSACKNSGEEGINCVLSPRLVPSREVTVAIHLPRRSLVVLYGDARYKWKHAIYRKHIEHRRICVTFRELSAEFSAGGTQEELGKELLEIALSFQGRPV
- the ORAI2 gene encoding protein orai-2 isoform X1, translating into MMSSELNVPVDPSTPAGCCSEPGTKGMDYRDWVRRSYLELVTSNHHSVQALSWRKLYLSRAKLKASSRTSALLSGFAMVAMVEVQLEVQYKYPQMLLIAFSACTTVLVAVHLFALLISTCILPNVEAVSNIHNLNSISESPHERMHPYIELAWGFSTVLGILLFLAEVVLLCWIKFLPVGSIPKNETTNVEKTSGHVGWQSALISTIIMVPVGLIFVVFTIHFYRSLVRHKTERHNREIEELHKLKVQLDGHDRGMQVV
- the ALKBH4 gene encoding alpha-ketoglutarate-dependent dioxygenase alkB homolog 4 isoform X1, whose product is MEAAGCSEGPGCGCKGIRSCLLCEGPAQAAPPPQGEDNFTYCPATGLAKGNERSEFAGWAFPFPGVFLTEEFISKDEESEIVELMDRDDWKPSQSGRKKQDYGPKVNFKKQRLKAGSFTGLPSFSKKIVAQMKACSVLGGFLPVEQCNLDYMPERGSAIDPHFDDWWLWGERLVSLNLLSKTVLSMSCESEDSIQLFPTFSKENGELSPPGSLTQTSACKNSGEEGINCVLSPRLVPSREVTVAIHLPRRSLVVLYGDARYKWKHAIYRKHIEHRRICVTFRELSAEFSAGGTQEELGKELLEIALSFQGRPV